CCGCAGGATAAAGTCATATGCTCCGGTCATCTGGAAACATTCCATTACTTCGCTGAACTTAGCCACTTCAGTCTCAAATTCTACCAGGGTCTCAGCAGTATGCGCTTTTAAAAACACGTGCGAAAACGCAATCAGATTCCTGTTGATTTTTTTTCTGTCCAGAATTGCAACAATACGTTGGATATATCCCTGTTCTTTTAAACGTCTGATTCTTTCGTGTACTGTTGCGATGGATTTATTAAGCTTAAAGGCCAGTTCTTTGTTGTTTAATGTAGCATCTTTCTGTAAGAGGCGTAGAATTTCTAGATCTATTGGGTCTAATACGGTTTGCATTTTGAATCGCTGAAATGAAAAAAAAACAGTCTGCCTTGGTAAATTTTAAGGTCGGCTGAAAGAAATTGATGTTTATTGTTGTTTTTCTGGAAAATTTCCGGAAATAAAGGTAAGCATTGTTATTATAACTTGTGTTATTGATTTTTACCGAAAAATTATTTAATCGAAAACATGTTAGTTGAAACTAAAGAGCAGGCTTGTTTAACTGCTGATCTTACCAATAAATTTGAGCATTTATGGCACCTGGTGGGTAACACTCCAATGCTGGAATTGCAATATGTGTACAAAGGAAAGCCGGGAAAAGTTTATGTTAAGTGCGAGCACTATAACCTTACAGGAAGTGTAAAAGACAGAATGGCTTTGAACATTATGTATGAAGCCTATAAATCATGTGCGATTAAACCTGGCGATACTATTATTGAGGCTACCAGTGGTAACACAGGTATTGCTTTTGCAGCTATTGGTAGAGCTTTAGGACATCTGGTTAAGATCATTATGCCAAACTGGTTAAGCAAGGAGCGTATTGATATCATCAGAAGTATGGGTGCAGAGGTGATTCTGATCAGCAAAGAAGAAGGTGGTTTTTTGGGTAGTATTAAAATGTGCGAAGAGCTTGCTGAGGCTGGAGGTGTGTTTTTACCAAGGCAGTTTGAAAACAGATATAATGAAGAAGCTCACGAGAAAACTACAGGAATGGAGATCTGGGAGCAATTGAAATTAAACGGTTTAAAACCTGATGCATTTGTAGCAGGAGTTGGAACGGGTGGTACGGTAATGGGCGTTGGCAAAGGGTTAAAATTCCACAATCCAGAGGTTAAAATCCATCCTTTAGAGCCAGCAGAAAGTCCGACTTTAACCACAGGATATAAAGTGGGTAGCCACCGTATACAGGGTATTTCAGATGAATTTATTCCGCAAATTGTAAAGCTGGATGAATTGGATGAGGTGATTCAGGCTAATGATGGTGACGCAATCATTATGGCACAAAAACTTGCAAAAGAGCTCGGTTTGGCTGTAGGTATTTCATCAGGCGCAAATGTGATTGGTGCAATTAAGTTAAAGGAACAAATGGGCGATGCTGCGGTGGTGGTGACCATATTAAGCGATAGCAATAAAAAATACCTGAGCACCGATTTGGTAAAAGAAGAAACGATTAAAGATTCATTCGTGTCTACCGATACCATATTTACAGGATATCAGCCAATTTGTCGTTTAAAATAGTATAGGATTTAAATTAAAACAGTTTTTTAATGCGATTAAATAACAACATATTTATGAGTTTGCGCGTACTTGTCGTAGGGTTTTTAATATTTTTCGGTTCTGGTAGTGCCTTCGCACAGGAAGCTGATACTTCGACTGCTGGTCTTGAGTTTACCGAAATGGCACCCGAAGTTACTCCGGCTAAAGTTGATACTGCTGTAGTTGTCCCGGCAACAACGGTAAGTGATACTGTTAAAACAGCAGTAACAACGACCAAGACCGATGTTCAGGTCAATAAAACCGAAAAGGAAAAGACCTTATGGGAAACCTTTATTGCTGGTCTTGTAGGTGGCTTTCTTGCCTTCCTTATGCCTTGTATATTCCCAATGGTTCCATTAACTATTAGTTATTTTACAAAGAGGGCAGGGAGCCAAAGCAAAGGCGTTGGTCAGGCTTTAATCTATGGTCTTTCTATAATTGTGATCTATGTAGCCTTTGGCTTGTTGATCACTGTAATATTTGGATCTGCAGGATTGAATGCTTTAAGCGCCAGTGGTTTATTTAACTTCTTGTTTTTTATCTTATTGGTGGTGTTTGCCATCTCCTTTTTTGGAGCTTTTGAAATCACCTTGCCGAGTTCTATTGTCAATAAAATAGACAATAAAGCAGATAACAGTAAAGGTCTTGGTGGTATTTTCTTCATGGCCGCATCTTTAGCTTTAGTATCTTTCTCTTGTACAGGACCAATTATCGGTACTTTATTAGTACAAGCTAGTTCTAAAGGTGAATTGCTGGCACCTGCTATTGGTATGTTTGGATTTGCATTGGCTTTAGCATTGCCATTTACTTTATCAGCGGTATTCCCTGGCTTCTTAAGCAGTATGCCTAAATCAGGAGGTTGGTTAAATAGTGTAAAGGTATGTCTGGGATTCCTGGAGTTGGCTTTGGCTTTAAAATTCCTTTCGTCGGCTGATTTGGCATGGCATTGGGAATGGTTTGACAGAGAGATCTTCCTGGTATTGTGGATTGTGATCTTTATCTTGATGGGAATTTATCTCCTTGGTAAGATCAAGTTTTCACATGATAGTGATGTTCCTTATGTATCCGTACCAAGATTATTCTTTGCCATCCTTTCCTTTTCATTCGCTATGTATATGGTTCCTGGCTTATGGGGAGCACCAGTGAGTGTGCTGAGTGGACTTGCTCCACCGATGAATACCCAGGATTTTATCTTGAATGAAGGTGGCTCATCAACTTCAAGTACTGCATCGACTGATTTTCCTGCTAAAGTAAAATATAGTGAGTCATTAAAGGCACCTGTAGGATTTCGCCCATTCTTTGATTTGGACGAAGGTTTGGAATATGCGAAGAAGGTGAATAAACCTGTTTTGCTTGACTTTACCGGACATACCTGCGTAAACTGCCGTAGAATGGAAGATCTGGTTTGGGTGGACAAAGAAGTTGGTCGCCTGATCAAAGAAGAATATGTATTGATCCAACTGTATGCTGATGATCGCAACATTAAGATGTCTGCAGAGAAAGTTCATTATTCAGATATTTTGAAACGTAAGACGGATGACCTGGGGTACTGGAACCTCGATTTTCAGGCTACAAGATATGCCTCTAATGCTCAGCCTTTATATGTATTGGCAGGACATGATTTAAATCCTTTAGTACCTGTTCAGGGCGCTAATTTTGATGCTAAAGAATACGCAGCTTATCTTAAAAGTGGCTTAGCAGCTTTTAAGAAATAAGTAAACAATACTATCCATAAAAAAACGAAAATAGGTAGTTAATAATTAAACAAAGGCCGGTGGATACCGGCCTTGTTTATTTTATAATCTTTTGCATAAAAAAACTTCTTCTTTAATAATTTGTATATTAATTAGGGCTTGATAATTAATTTTTTTTGCCGATTATCCTTAATTAAACATTGTTAAAGTGCTTAAAATGAACTTGAAAGAGATAAGGGGCAAAGTCGGAATAGCTTTAATGCCGAAAAACATCTATTTTTGGCGCTGGAAAGTGTGTCGTATAGATTTTTAATAATAAGATAAATTGTTCAAAACAACTTTTGTTTTGATATAAAGTAACAAGTAAATATGAAAAGAGTAGTAGTGACAGGTTTAGGTGCTGTAACCCCGGTGGGAAATACAGTAAAAGAATTTTGGGATAACATTGTAGCCGGTAAAAGCGGTGTTGCAGCTATCACAAAATTCGACACTTCAAAATTCAAGACTAATTTTGCTGCCGAAGTTAAAGACTTTGATGCAGAAGCTTATGTCGACAAAAAGGAGCTAAAAAAGTACGATCTATATACTCAGTATGCTATTGCTGCGAGTGATCAGGCGATTAAAGACTCAGGATTAAATTTTGAGGCTATGCCTGAGGTGGAAAGATATGAGGTTGGTGTGATCTGGGCTTCCGGTAACGGTGGAATCAGCACATTTGAACAACAATTGAAAGAATATCATTTAGGAGACGGTACCCCAAGGTTTAGTCCGTATTTTATTCCTAAAATGATTGTTGATATTGCTGCTGGCGTAATTTCCATCAGAAATAAACTTCATGGACCAAATTATGCTACTGTGTCTGCCTGTGCTTCTTCAAATACGGCGATCATTAGTGCATTTGATACCATCCGTTTAGGTAAAGCAACCATTATGGTTGCCGGTGGATCGGAAGCTGCAATAACAGAATCATCGGTAGGAGGATTTAATTCAGCTCATGCTTTGTCTAAAAGAAATGATGATCATGCTACTGCATCACGTCCTTTTGATAAGGATAGAGATGGCTTTGTGATCGGTGAAGGTGCCGGTGCATTAATATTGGAAGAATACGAACACGCTATCGCAAGGGGTGCACATATTTATGCCGAAATGGTAGGAGGTGGTATGGCTGCTGATGCTTATCATTTGACCGGTACGCCTCCGGATGGCCTTGGTGCTTCATTAGGTATCGCAAAAGCTTTAGCTGATGCCGGAATTACTGCCGATAAAATTGATTACATCAATGCGCATGCTACATCAACCGGATTAGGTGATATTGGTGAGTTAAACGGGATAAAAAAGATCTTTGGTGATTTGCCTGTAGCCATTAGCGCTACAAAATCTATGACCGGACATTTGCTGGGTGGGGCTGGTGCAATTGAAAGTATCATCAGTATCATGTCTGTAAAAGATGACATCATTCCGGGAACAATCAATACGAAAGAATTAGATCCTGAGATTCCACAGGGAATGAACATCATTCTTGGTAAATCTATTAAACAACCGGTTAATTACGTGTTAAATAATACTTTTGGCTTTGGTGGACATACTGCTACTTCTATATTTAAGAAATATACTGCTGAGTAATATTTAACACTAAAATAAATAATGGGTCCGGTTGTTTAAAAAAATAATCGGACCCATTATTGCGTTTAAGGGTCTTTGTACCAAAGCCCGAAACGGACTTTTGTTCCCCATAAAAATATAATTTAACTTGGCCAGATGGATATAGAATTCAATAAAAATGAGGATGTTAATAAGCAATCGGTTTTTGAGCTAAAAACCAGGCTTAAGAAAATATATAAAGGTGGAGGAGATAAGAGTGCGGCTAAACAAAAAGAAAAAGGAAAGTTGCTGGCCAGAGAGCGTATTGCTTACCTGATTGATAAGGAGTCTGAGTTTTTGGAAATCGGAGCCTTTGCTGCTGAGGATATGTATGCGGAGCAAGGCGGATGTCCTTCAGCAGGTGTGGTATGTGGCATTGGTTATGTATCGGGGAGACAATGTATGATTGTAGCGAACGATGCTACAGTTAAAGCGGGCGCCTGGTTTCCTATGACCGCTAAAAAGAATTTAAGAGCGCAGGAAATTGCTATGGAAAATAGGCTTCCTGTGATCTATCTGGTAGATAGTGCGGGTGTTTATCTGCCGATGCAGGATGAGATTTTTCCTGATAAAGAGCATTTTGGAAGGATGTTTAGAAACAACGCGCTGATGTCGTCTGATGGTATCGTGCAGATTGCTGCAATTATGGGTTCTTGTGTGGCAGGTGGTGCTTATTTGCCTATCATGAGTGATGAAGCAATGATCGTTGATGGTACGGGTTCTGTATTTTTAGCGGGGTCCTATCTGGTTAAGTCGGCTATAGGCGAAGATGTCGATAATGAGACCCTTGGTGGAGCAACAACACATTGCGAAATATCGGGTGTAACTGATTATAAGCATCCTAATGATCAGGCTTGTTTAGATAGCATTCGTAACATCATGAATAAGCTGGGCGCACCAGAGGTCGCGGGGTTTGACCGGATCAAACCGGCATTACCAAAGCTGGATGTAGAAGAAATATATGGTGTATTGCCTGAAAACAGGGAAAAACCTTATGATATGCGGGATATTATTCAGCGTTTGCTGGATGATTCAGAATTTGAAGAATACAAAGAACTATATGGACAGAGCATTATCTGTGGACTGGGCAGGATAGATGGCTGGGCTGTTGGCATTGTTGCCAATCAGCGTAAGGTTGTTAAATCTAAAAAAGGGGAGATGCAGTTTGGCGGGGTGATTTATTCTGATAGCGCGGATAAGGCTACCCGGTTTATCATGAACTGCAATCAAAAAAAGATACCTCTGGTGTTTTTACAGGATGTGACCGGTTTTATGGTAGGTAGCCGCTCAGAACAGGGGGGCATTATTAAGGATGGCGCAAAAATGGTAAATGCGGTTGCTAATTCTGTTGTTCCAAAATTCACCATTGTGATTGGGAATTCTTATGGTGCCGGTAATTATGCAATGTGTGGTAAAGCCTACGATCCGAGGTTAATATATGCCTGGCCAAGTGCTAAGATTGCTGTAATGGGTGGCGCGCAAGCCGCTAAGGTATTGCTGCAAATTAAGGAGGCTTCTCTTAAATCAAAAGGAGAGGAGATTACTCCCGAAAAGGAAGCCGAATTGCTAAAAGAAATTACCGACAGGTACAACAGTCAGACAACACCTTATTACGCAGCTGCAAGGTTATGGGTGGATGGGATTATTGATCCTAAAGAAACGCGAAAAGTGATTTCCATGGGGATTGAAGCTGCTAATCAATCTCCAATCAAAAAGCAGTTTAACGTAGGTGTTATTCAAACCTAAAATCTATTATAATCTATATATCACAATGTTGCATTTGTTACAAAAATGCTATTTGTGTATAGCGGGATAAAGCGTAATTTTGTATTACAATAGAAAAAATATATGTCACAAGAAGAAGTAGAACACGTTCAATGTTTAATTATAGGTTCAGGGCCTGCAGGCTATACAGCTGCTATTTATGCAGCTCGTGCAGATCTTAAACCGGTTATGTATACAGGTATGGAGCCGGGTGGCCAGTTAACCCAAACTACAGAGGTAGATAATTTTCCAGGTTATCCTGCAGGAATCACTGGTCCTGAAATGATGGAAGATTTTCGTAAACAAGCTGAGCGTTTTGGAACAGATATCCGCTTCGGTTATGTAAGTTCTGTTGATTTCTCTTCATTGCCACATAAAGTTGTAGTAGATGACATCAAAACAATTACTGCTGATACTGTAATTATTTCTACTGGCGCTACTGCAAAATGGTTAGGCCTTCCAAGTGAACAAAAATACAATGGTTTTGGCGTTTCTGCCTGTGCTGTTTGTGATGGTTTCTTTTTTAAAGGACAAGATGTTGCAATAGTTGGTGCAGGAGATACAGCTGCTGAAGAAGCAACTTACCTGGCCAAACTTTGTAAAAAAGTATATATGCTGGTTCGTAGAGACGAATTCAGAGCTTCAAAAGCAATGGTGCACAGGGTAATGAACACACCTAACATTGAAGTGATTTACAATACGGAAACTAAAGAAATATTAGGTAATGGCAAAAATGTTACTGCTGTTAAAGTGGTAAATAACCAAACCGGGGTGGAGACTGATTTACCGGTTGAGGGATTCTTTGTTGCTATTGGTCATAAGCCAAATACCGATATATTTAAAGGTTGGTTAGATATGGATGATACCGGTTATTTAAAAACAGTTCGGGGAAGCACTTTAACGAATGTTGAAGGTGTTTTTGCCAGCGGAGATGTGCAGGATAGCTACTATCGTCAGGCAGTAACTGCTGCAGGTTCCGGATGTATGGCAGCGCTCGATGCAGAACGTTATTTAGCAGCTAAAGAACATGATGTAAAAGTGGTATTATAATTACCAATAGAAAATATCAAAAGGCAGGATCATTTCACGGTCCTGCCTTTTTTGTGTTTTTATGATTAGATTTTTTATCTTAGTCATAAAAACAACTTAATTCTTAGCCCCGATAATGAAAAAACTACGATCAATTGTTTTACAAATAAGTAATTTATTACAATATTCCCTGTTATTAGCAGGAGGACTTTTATTCGCTTCATGTGGGAATAAAGCGAATCAAAAAGTTGCACTTGTAAAGGAAGATACTTCTGCGGTAGCTGTTAAAAAGGCAGCAGGCCAGTTTCCGTTTTATAAAGACTTGAATGTAAAACCAGGACTTAATTTTGAGGTGGTAAGCTGGGGTAAAGGTGTAGACAGTATTGGTGGCTTTTTGATACTAATGTCTGATTCTGTAAAGAACAATTATAAATCTTTGTCAGGCGAGCGTAAGGGAATTATTACTGATGCCTGGAATATGGATATGGATAATGATGGTAATCCTGAAATTTATATCGAGCTGCTCAGCAAGAAGAATGTACTTGATCTGATTGTTTATGAATATGCAGGTGGTGATTTTAGGAAAATCAATTTTCCACCTTTAAGCAGTAACATGAAGAAGATCTATGCAGGGAACGATAAGTTTACCATTAAAAATGGTGATTTATTTCGAACTTTCCCTATCGTAAATCCAAAAGATACAACGATTAAAGCCGGTGAAGTAAAGACATTGGTATACCGGTTAAATGGAAATAGTTTCTCCGTAAACGAAGTAAAACAAGAATAACGGAGCGGTAAATTATACCAGTCTGTTGCTTCTGGCCACTTTTATAGCATCTGCCTTAGAATTAACATTCAATTTAAGGTAGATGTTTTTAATGTGAGTTTTTACAGTCTCTGTTTCGATAAATAACTCTGTAGCAATTTGCGAACGATCCTTTCCCTTTGTAATCAGATTAAGTATTTGAGTTTCCCTTTTGGTAAGTGGCGAATCCGGGTTTTTTTGTAGTGATGTGATGACCTTTTTGGCCACATTTGGGCTCATTGGCCCACCACCTTGCATTACATCTTTAATGGCTTCAATGATTTTTAAAGAAGGTGTGTTTTTAGTGAAGTAACCGGCAGCACCATTTGCCAGCGCTTCTAAGATGACCTTTTCTGTCTCATGTACAGTTAGTATAATAATATACACTTGTGGCAATAGCTTTTTTAATAAGGGAAGTGCATCTATTCCACTGGTTCCCGGCATCTGTATATCAAGAATAATTACATCAGGATTGTCTTTTACGATTTTATGTCTGGCGGTATCAAAAGATGGATAAGTATTTACCACTTGGTAAGGAGAAGTGTTATTAACCAGGTAGGTATAGCCCTCTCTGATGGTCTCATCATCTTCAATAATCACGATTCTTGCTGCTGCTGTATCATTCATTTTCTTATACTTTAAAATTTAACAGAGAGCGTTATGGTTGTACCATTAGGGTTTGAAGTTATATTTAAGTTTCCTTTTATACGGTTGGCCCTTATCTGCATATTATTAATGCCGTGGCCGCTTTTTGGTGATTCTAAATTAAATCCGGTTCCATTATCTGTAAGCACAATTTCTAAAATATCTTCATTCATTTTTGCTGTAAAATTAACATGGTCAGCATTCGAGTATTTCAGTGCATTATTTATGCCTTCTTTAAAAATCATTAGAATATTCCTACCCAATTCAAGCGAGAGCCTCCTATCGCTATTATTCATATCGGTTTCCTCTTCAAAATGGATTGGCGTATCATTAAACATCTCATATCCAAATTCTGTAATATGGATTAACAATTCCCTTAAAGTGTCATGTTTGGGATCTAAGGACCAAAGGATATCTTTTGTCCCGGTATACAATTCATTCACATTTGTTTTTATTTTCTGAATAATGCTCCTTTTTTCCAGATCCTTTTCGTCTGTCATGCTACTCAGTACTTCTGATAAGACAGATATTCTAGTCAATTTGTTACCAAGATCATCATGAAAATCTTCTGCTGTTTGTTTTCTTATTTTAAATTGTTCTTCCAGTTTTATTTTGAGCCTTAATTTGCGTTTACGTTCGTTTAGATTAATGATGATGTATACCGACAACAGGATCAATAATATAATGATGGCAACTATAAGAAGTTTAAAAACAGTAGTTTGATAATAGGGGGGAGTAATCTCGAAATGAAAAGATGCTGTGTTGGCTGATGATATACCTGAAGCAGTAACAGCTTTTACCTGAAAGGTATATTCGCCAGGTGGTAGGGCAGTATAATTGACAGAGGAATTACTGTTGGGGTGGCTGTATTTATCGTCCAATCCGATCAGTCTATATTTATATTGTATTCCTTTGGGATTGGTTAGATAAATCCCTGTAAAATTGATGTTCAGGTGATTGTGGTTATAAGCCAGTTTTATTCTTTTATTTAACTCATGAGCCTTATAGGTTACCTGCAAGTTGTTTTGGTTTCCCTTTTTGTTTTGGGCTAATATGCTGGCCGAATTGATCGAAACATAAGGTTTGTTTTGTTGAGCAGATTCGGCATTGTTGTCGTATACAACAACGCCTTTGGTAGTACCAATCCATATTTTTCCCTTATTTTCAAATATCGAATTTTGATTGCATTCCACCAATGGAACATTTTCATTGGTATTGGTCATGATACTGAAGTCTTTAGCCCTTAATTTGTTGATGCCCCGTCCGGTTCCTGTCCATATGATTCCCTTTTCATCCAGGAGCAAGCTGTAAATGTGATCGGAAAACAACCCATCCTTTGTACTGAGCTGCTTAATTTTTCCCGTGATAAAATTCCATATAATTAAACCATTATCTGCTGTTCCAAACAGCACATGACTACCATGTTTAAGCATTGATAAGATATTTGATCCGGCAAGTGGTTTAAAGTTTAGAGGTTTGATATCTTTTTTATTGCGGATCAGATAGGCTCCGTTTTGTGTACCGGTTATCATTAAATTATTTCCTATTTCCAATAA
This is a stretch of genomic DNA from Candidatus Pedobacter colombiensis. It encodes these proteins:
- a CDS encoding Lrp/AsnC family transcriptional regulator; amino-acid sequence: MQTVLDPIDLEILRLLQKDATLNNKELAFKLNKSIATVHERIRRLKEQGYIQRIVAILDRKKINRNLIAFSHVFLKAHTAETLVEFETEVAKFSEVMECFQMTGAYDFILRIATSDMDAYHLFLRNKLATLPNVSTVQSFFVLSETKSDTAYPL
- a CDS encoding PLP-dependent cysteine synthase family protein; the encoded protein is MLVETKEQACLTADLTNKFEHLWHLVGNTPMLELQYVYKGKPGKVYVKCEHYNLTGSVKDRMALNIMYEAYKSCAIKPGDTIIEATSGNTGIAFAAIGRALGHLVKIIMPNWLSKERIDIIRSMGAEVILISKEEGGFLGSIKMCEELAEAGGVFLPRQFENRYNEEAHEKTTGMEIWEQLKLNGLKPDAFVAGVGTGGTVMGVGKGLKFHNPEVKIHPLEPAESPTLTTGYKVGSHRIQGISDEFIPQIVKLDELDEVIQANDGDAIIMAQKLAKELGLAVGISSGANVIGAIKLKEQMGDAAVVVTILSDSNKKYLSTDLVKEETIKDSFVSTDTIFTGYQPICRLK
- a CDS encoding cytochrome c biogenesis protein CcdA, translated to MSLRVLVVGFLIFFGSGSAFAQEADTSTAGLEFTEMAPEVTPAKVDTAVVVPATTVSDTVKTAVTTTKTDVQVNKTEKEKTLWETFIAGLVGGFLAFLMPCIFPMVPLTISYFTKRAGSQSKGVGQALIYGLSIIVIYVAFGLLITVIFGSAGLNALSASGLFNFLFFILLVVFAISFFGAFEITLPSSIVNKIDNKADNSKGLGGIFFMAASLALVSFSCTGPIIGTLLVQASSKGELLAPAIGMFGFALALALPFTLSAVFPGFLSSMPKSGGWLNSVKVCLGFLELALALKFLSSADLAWHWEWFDREIFLVLWIVIFILMGIYLLGKIKFSHDSDVPYVSVPRLFFAILSFSFAMYMVPGLWGAPVSVLSGLAPPMNTQDFILNEGGSSTSSTASTDFPAKVKYSESLKAPVGFRPFFDLDEGLEYAKKVNKPVLLDFTGHTCVNCRRMEDLVWVDKEVGRLIKEEYVLIQLYADDRNIKMSAEKVHYSDILKRKTDDLGYWNLDFQATRYASNAQPLYVLAGHDLNPLVPVQGANFDAKEYAAYLKSGLAAFKK
- the fabF gene encoding beta-ketoacyl-ACP synthase II, with the translated sequence MKRVVVTGLGAVTPVGNTVKEFWDNIVAGKSGVAAITKFDTSKFKTNFAAEVKDFDAEAYVDKKELKKYDLYTQYAIAASDQAIKDSGLNFEAMPEVERYEVGVIWASGNGGISTFEQQLKEYHLGDGTPRFSPYFIPKMIVDIAAGVISIRNKLHGPNYATVSACASSNTAIISAFDTIRLGKATIMVAGGSEAAITESSVGGFNSAHALSKRNDDHATASRPFDKDRDGFVIGEGAGALILEEYEHAIARGAHIYAEMVGGGMAADAYHLTGTPPDGLGASLGIAKALADAGITADKIDYINAHATSTGLGDIGELNGIKKIFGDLPVAISATKSMTGHLLGGAGAIESIISIMSVKDDIIPGTINTKELDPEIPQGMNIILGKSIKQPVNYVLNNTFGFGGHTATSIFKKYTAE
- a CDS encoding carboxyl transferase domain-containing protein, with amino-acid sequence MDIEFNKNEDVNKQSVFELKTRLKKIYKGGGDKSAAKQKEKGKLLARERIAYLIDKESEFLEIGAFAAEDMYAEQGGCPSAGVVCGIGYVSGRQCMIVANDATVKAGAWFPMTAKKNLRAQEIAMENRLPVIYLVDSAGVYLPMQDEIFPDKEHFGRMFRNNALMSSDGIVQIAAIMGSCVAGGAYLPIMSDEAMIVDGTGSVFLAGSYLVKSAIGEDVDNETLGGATTHCEISGVTDYKHPNDQACLDSIRNIMNKLGAPEVAGFDRIKPALPKLDVEEIYGVLPENREKPYDMRDIIQRLLDDSEFEEYKELYGQSIICGLGRIDGWAVGIVANQRKVVKSKKGEMQFGGVIYSDSADKATRFIMNCNQKKIPLVFLQDVTGFMVGSRSEQGGIIKDGAKMVNAVANSVVPKFTIVIGNSYGAGNYAMCGKAYDPRLIYAWPSAKIAVMGGAQAAKVLLQIKEASLKSKGEEITPEKEAELLKEITDRYNSQTTPYYAAARLWVDGIIDPKETRKVISMGIEAANQSPIKKQFNVGVIQT
- the trxB gene encoding thioredoxin-disulfide reductase; its protein translation is MSQEEVEHVQCLIIGSGPAGYTAAIYAARADLKPVMYTGMEPGGQLTQTTEVDNFPGYPAGITGPEMMEDFRKQAERFGTDIRFGYVSSVDFSSLPHKVVVDDIKTITADTVIISTGATAKWLGLPSEQKYNGFGVSACAVCDGFFFKGQDVAIVGAGDTAAEEATYLAKLCKKVYMLVRRDEFRASKAMVHRVMNTPNIEVIYNTETKEILGNGKNVTAVKVVNNQTGVETDLPVEGFFVAIGHKPNTDIFKGWLDMDDTGYLKTVRGSTLTNVEGVFASGDVQDSYYRQAVTAAGSGCMAALDAERYLAAKEHDVKVVL
- a CDS encoding response regulator transcription factor; amino-acid sequence: MNDTAAARIVIIEDDETIREGYTYLVNNTSPYQVVNTYPSFDTARHKIVKDNPDVIILDIQMPGTSGIDALPLLKKLLPQVYIIILTVHETEKVILEALANGAAGYFTKNTPSLKIIEAIKDVMQGGGPMSPNVAKKVITSLQKNPDSPLTKRETQILNLITKGKDRSQIATELFIETETVKTHIKNIYLKLNVNSKADAIKVARSNRLV
- a CDS encoding two-component regulator propeller domain-containing protein codes for the protein MSYLKPLYITLLLLICGIESFGQRYNFEQYDIKDGLVQSQVTGITQDKQRKLWIATLGGLSCFNGNQFINLGKTDGLSSNFILSLALDQQINLLIGTERGLSSYKGGSFHNYKGTNDWVDRINTSISGIVYGISGKNIFKLNGQKAERLSITGDTSEIVTTLKTDHKRQIWATVFQHGLYYLEGDKWHQKLRYEELGNLIITDLMVDRRSKDKIWFLTTTGVFVFKNGQVKQAYADIIKKATAINQDERGNIWLGTNRGAWYISEHQTIHFNAKNGFTDNVVNQIFRDAENNIWLGTDGSGIFKFNSKNYVTFDESQGLQNSIVMSIINGPDPDEMWLGTYDGIYAHKNNQIKRINIPSESEDTKRINFLFKDSSRKIWVGTVGGGLWIYSKGTFKRVDEGNRSIASNAILEDRHQNIWISTNLGCFMVSTKAGTIERISRNFETSLLEIGNNLMITGTQNGAYLIRNKKDIKPLNFKPLAGSNILSMLKHGSHVLFGTADNGLIIWNFITGKIKQLSTKDGLFSDHIYSLLLDEKGIIWTGTGRGINKLRAKDFSIMTNTNENVPLVECNQNSIFENKGKIWIGTTKGVVVYDNNAESAQQNKPYVSINSASILAQNKKGNQNNLQVTYKAHELNKRIKLAYNHNHLNINFTGIYLTNPKGIQYKYRLIGLDDKYSHPNSNSSVNYTALPPGEYTFQVKAVTASGISSANTASFHFEITPPYYQTTVFKLLIVAIIILLILLSVYIIINLNERKRKLRLKIKLEEQFKIRKQTAEDFHDDLGNKLTRISVLSEVLSSMTDEKDLEKRSIIQKIKTNVNELYTGTKDILWSLDPKHDTLRELLIHITEFGYEMFNDTPIHFEEETDMNNSDRRLSLELGRNILMIFKEGINNALKYSNADHVNFTAKMNEDILEIVLTDNGTGFNLESPKSGHGINNMQIRANRIKGNLNITSNPNGTTITLSVKF